A window of the Brumimicrobium sp. genome harbors these coding sequences:
- a CDS encoding tetratricopeptide repeat protein encodes MKKIFAVILILSVFASCAISQKSKEKKLKEEAKSDVAVLSSKNYPYIDRFHQALREKLKGNTSEAKKLFEACLRENKNDDAVYFALGKIARKENNLTQAVAYFQQAYNIDPSNITYLELLAQAQFIKSDFVEAERLYKDLCEREPRNPDYIYFYCNVLIYNKSYKKAIDQINKLEDIAGIIPELSFMKADLYIELKNPKKSEEILLQLQNENPNDTEIIQKIISFYEQQGQKDKAIALFEKEVAKDSTNGAALFVLAGNYLQLNYIDKFIQISPRILKSDDVSVEHKFYVLDELRDIKGDNDPVVKNAVNILYDKHSDDALVNIAYGVNLIYENRSDEALTYFRKAITLDKSNFDIWYRTLAFESEFKEYEALYEDGNKALELFPSIPSLYYFASEGALHNKHLDEAEDLVTAGLIYCIKNNSDKAVLMARKGEIDFYRKNYKQGIVNFEQALSIHPNPIAKLIYAKTLAKTGIALEVIPEMLNSIADTDKTQDFFYTEGLYNIAIKDYKNGIKSLERIVEKTFNNADLYDLLGDMYFLSGDVKKAVTLWETALSKHCRNLNLSKKINDEKLYDSIYVK; translated from the coding sequence TTTTGCTTCTTGCGCAATTTCTCAAAAATCAAAAGAGAAGAAACTAAAAGAAGAAGCAAAATCTGATGTTGCTGTACTTTCCTCTAAAAACTATCCCTATATTGATAGATTTCATCAAGCCTTACGAGAAAAACTCAAGGGAAATACTTCAGAAGCAAAAAAATTATTTGAAGCCTGTTTACGTGAAAATAAAAATGACGATGCTGTTTATTTTGCACTAGGAAAGATAGCTCGTAAAGAGAATAATCTTACACAAGCTGTTGCATATTTTCAACAAGCCTACAACATAGACCCTTCCAATATTACTTATCTTGAATTATTAGCGCAAGCTCAGTTCATCAAATCTGATTTTGTTGAAGCTGAGCGCCTGTATAAGGATTTATGTGAACGTGAACCTCGTAATCCTGATTATATCTATTTCTATTGCAATGTTTTGATTTATAATAAATCATACAAAAAAGCAATTGATCAAATTAATAAACTTGAAGATATTGCAGGCATTATCCCTGAATTGTCTTTTATGAAGGCTGATTTGTATATCGAATTAAAAAACCCAAAGAAGTCTGAGGAAATCTTATTACAACTGCAAAATGAAAACCCAAACGATACGGAAATAATTCAAAAGATTATTTCATTTTATGAACAACAAGGGCAAAAAGATAAAGCAATTGCACTTTTTGAGAAAGAAGTAGCCAAAGATTCTACCAATGGCGCCGCACTATTCGTATTAGCCGGAAATTACCTGCAATTGAATTATATTGATAAATTTATCCAAATATCTCCCCGTATTTTAAAAAGCGATGATGTAAGTGTCGAACATAAATTCTATGTGTTAGATGAATTGAGAGATATCAAGGGAGATAATGACCCAGTTGTTAAAAATGCGGTAAATATCTTATATGATAAGCACTCAGATGATGCTTTGGTAAATATAGCTTATGGTGTAAATTTGATTTATGAAAATCGTTCTGATGAAGCACTAACTTACTTTAGAAAAGCGATTACGTTAGATAAATCAAATTTTGATATATGGTATCGAACATTGGCTTTTGAATCAGAATTTAAAGAATATGAAGCTTTATATGAAGATGGAAATAAAGCGTTAGAATTATTTCCGAGCATCCCATCATTATATTATTTTGCTTCGGAAGGCGCTCTCCATAATAAACATCTCGATGAAGCTGAAGATTTGGTTACAGCAGGATTAATTTATTGTATAAAAAACAACTCGGATAAAGCTGTTTTAATGGCTCGGAAGGGTGAAATTGATTTTTATAGGAAAAACTATAAGCAAGGGATTGTCAATTTTGAACAAGCCTTGAGTATCCATCCAAATCCAATTGCTAAATTAATTTATGCAAAAACACTTGCCAAAACAGGAATTGCATTAGAAGTAATTCCAGAAATGCTAAATAGTATTGCAGATACTGATAAAACACAAGATTTTTTCTACACAGAAGGTTTATATAATATAGCAATAAAGGATTATAAAAATGGTATTAAATCCTTAGAAAGAATTGTGGAAAAAACATTTAATAATGCTGATTTATATGATTTATTAGGAGATATGTATTTCCTGTCTGGTGATGTTAAAAAGGCAGTTACCTTATGGGAGACAGCGCTTAGTAAGCATTGCCGAAATCTAAATCTAAGTAAAAAGATTAATGATGAAAAATTATATGATTCGATATATGTTAAATAA
- a CDS encoding DUF4292 domain-containing protein, translating into MKNYMIRYMLNKHFSLLLFALLLVSCGSNKLVQEETKDHLPKIQDSVILTKLQNLASKRPLYFSTKLSTRYKDKDQDISFKTSVKMKTDSALQATVTFANIPIYNTVITPDTLTLVDKRKNCYMKETMDFFKRQFNVNFKHSNIEEIILGMPIDWDNSKDYYLVNDPYNYVVSTSDLSIKEALKKEDLVIRYYLDKEISRLERTVIESPRDTSTIEIKYGNRMQMQGFDIPEQGEITIRTPRGETFIEFKYGKSSINEPVTLFLVIPEKYERCQ; encoded by the coding sequence ATGAAAAATTATATGATTCGATATATGTTAAATAAACATTTCTCCCTTCTTCTTTTTGCTTTGTTATTGGTATCATGTGGAAGTAATAAGCTTGTACAAGAAGAAACAAAAGATCATTTACCTAAAATTCAGGATAGCGTTATTTTAACTAAGTTACAGAATCTAGCGAGTAAACGTCCGCTCTATTTTTCTACAAAATTAAGTACACGGTATAAAGACAAGGATCAAGATATTTCTTTTAAGACATCTGTTAAAATGAAAACTGATTCAGCACTTCAAGCTACCGTAACGTTTGCTAATATTCCTATTTATAACACTGTGATTACGCCAGATACGCTAACTCTGGTGGATAAGCGAAAGAATTGTTATATGAAAGAAACGATGGATTTTTTTAAGAGACAATTTAATGTGAATTTTAAACATAGTAATATTGAAGAGATTATTTTAGGAATGCCTATCGATTGGGATAATTCAAAGGATTATTATTTAGTAAATGACCCGTATAATTATGTGGTTTCTACTTCAGATTTATCTATCAAAGAAGCTTTGAAAAAAGAAGATCTTGTAATACGCTACTATTTAGATAAGGAAATATCTCGTTTGGAAAGAACAGTTATTGAAAGTCCAAGAGATACAAGCACTATTGAAATTAAATATGGTAACCGTATGCAAATGCAAGGGTTTGACATACCTGAACAGGGAGAAATTACAATTCGAACTCCGAGAGGAGAAACCTTCATTGAATTTAAGTATGGTAAGAGTTCCATCAATGAACCAGTAACTTTATTTTTAGTAATCCCAGAAAAGTATGAGCGCTGCCAATAA
- a CDS encoding peptidoglycan DD-metalloendopeptidase family protein — protein MLSFIAFNTAMSQSGSQRLKKEQDALKKQIENTKVLLEKSKKSTDLSLEEVKLIERQVEFREKLIRNIDNQIRGSELKITEKEARIQELNAEITKLKKQYAELLLYAYKKRDKFGDLMYIFSAGSIEEAVKRKIYLEKFQEIQKKQLRLIAQNQELLRKEITELEAEKKELLNLSADKKKERAEIVESKKEKELIYQKFKEQKDKLLQELQEKERKNARLEQEIAAAIQKEIAAERARIEKERKEAEARRKAEEARRKAEEAKNSKDKTDPAGSEKPVVTPTFPLIAENELAGKDFASNKGKLPWPVKSGTITSNYGKNPHPTLENVTTQNNGIDISTSKNANVLAVFKGEVTSVITIPGAGKVVIIKHGNYRTVYSNLQEVYVTKGSKVDTRTPIGSLLPTGAISVSHFEIHQVTENSVIQLNPSLWLGR, from the coding sequence ATGCTCTCTTTCATTGCTTTCAATACAGCAATGTCACAATCTGGTTCTCAGCGACTTAAGAAAGAGCAAGATGCTTTAAAAAAACAAATTGAGAATACAAAAGTCTTACTTGAAAAGTCAAAAAAGAGCACAGACTTATCTTTAGAAGAAGTAAAGTTAATTGAACGTCAGGTAGAATTTCGTGAGAAATTAATACGCAATATTGACAATCAAATTCGGGGTTCTGAATTAAAGATTACTGAAAAGGAAGCACGTATTCAAGAGCTAAATGCAGAGATTACTAAATTAAAGAAACAATATGCTGAGTTACTTTTGTATGCTTATAAAAAACGTGATAAATTCGGCGACTTAATGTATATTTTTAGTGCTGGCTCTATTGAAGAAGCTGTAAAACGTAAGATATACTTAGAGAAATTTCAAGAAATTCAAAAGAAACAATTGCGTTTAATTGCTCAGAATCAAGAATTACTACGTAAGGAGATTACGGAATTGGAAGCAGAGAAGAAGGAATTACTAAACTTATCGGCTGATAAGAAGAAGGAACGCGCCGAAATAGTGGAATCTAAGAAAGAAAAGGAACTCATCTATCAGAAGTTTAAAGAGCAAAAAGATAAGTTATTACAAGAATTACAAGAAAAAGAACGTAAAAATGCCCGGTTAGAACAGGAAATTGCTGCTGCTATTCAAAAAGAGATTGCTGCTGAAAGGGCACGTATTGAGAAAGAAAGAAAGGAAGCCGAAGCACGTAGAAAAGCAGAAGAGGCTCGCAGAAAAGCAGAAGAGGCAAAAAATTCAAAAGACAAAACAGATCCTGCTGGCTCAGAGAAACCTGTGGTTACTCCGACTTTCCCTCTTATTGCAGAGAATGAATTAGCTGGAAAAGATTTTGCCTCCAATAAGGGAAAACTCCCTTGGCCGGTTAAGAGCGGAACTATCACTTCTAACTATGGAAAAAATCCGCATCCTACTTTAGAGAATGTTACAACTCAAAATAATGGTATCGACATCAGTACTTCCAAAAATGCAAATGTGTTGGCAGTATTTAAAGGAGAAGTTACTAGTGTAATCACTATTCCTGGTGCAGGAAAAGTAGTAATTATTAAACATGGTAATTATCGTACGGTATATTCTAATCTACAAGAAGTATATGTTACGAAAGGAAGTAAAGTTGACACTAGAACTCCGATAGGCTCTCTACTTCCTACAGGTGCTATCTCCGTTTCTCACTTTGAGATACATCAAGTAACTGAAAACTCTGTGATACAGCTAAATCCAAGTCTCTGGTTAGGGAGATAG
- a CDS encoding succinate dehydrogenase/fumarate reductase iron-sulfur subunit: protein MDLTLKIWRQKNADDKGKMVDYPVKGISPDMSFLEMLDVLNEELVNKDEEPVAFDHDCREGICGMCSLYINGEPHGPDKGITTCQLHMRHFHDGETIYIEPFRAKAFPIIKDLIVDRSAFDRIQQAGGFISVNTSGNTQDANAIPVNKHDADLAFDNATCIGCGACVAACKNSSAMLFVSAKISQFAALPQGKVEAEKRALDMVHQMDVEGFGNCTNTGACEAECPKGITLSSIATMNREFIKASASTKQ from the coding sequence ATGGATTTAACATTAAAAATTTGGAGACAAAAAAATGCTGACGATAAAGGAAAGATGGTTGATTACCCAGTTAAAGGTATTTCACCTGATATGTCTTTCCTTGAAATGTTAGACGTTTTAAATGAAGAATTAGTAAATAAGGACGAAGAGCCTGTTGCATTCGATCATGATTGCCGTGAAGGTATTTGTGGAATGTGCTCTTTATATATCAACGGAGAGCCTCATGGACCAGATAAGGGAATTACAACTTGTCAGTTACACATGAGACATTTCCACGATGGAGAAACAATTTATATTGAACCATTTAGAGCAAAAGCTTTCCCTATTATTAAAGATTTAATCGTAGATAGAAGTGCTTTTGACAGAATTCAACAAGCAGGTGGATTCATTTCTGTAAATACCTCTGGTAATACACAAGACGCGAATGCTATTCCAGTAAATAAGCACGATGCGGATTTAGCTTTTGATAATGCAACATGTATTGGTTGTGGAGCTTGTGTTGCTGCTTGTAAAAACAGTTCTGCTATGTTATTCGTATCGGCTAAGATTTCTCAATTTGCTGCACTGCCACAAGGTAAAGTAGAAGCTGAGAAGAGAGCTTTAGATATGGTTCATCAAATGGATGTGGAAGGATTTGGTAACTGTACCAATACCGGAGCATGTGAAGCAGAATGTCCAAAAGGAATTACCTTGAGTAGTATTGCAACTATGAACCGTGAGTTCATTAAAGCAAGTGCTTCTACAAAGCAATAA
- a CDS encoding fumarate reductase/succinate dehydrogenase flavoprotein subunit, producing the protein MAELNSNIPAGPLKDKWTNHKNNIRLVNPANKRGIDVIVIGTGLAGGAAAATLAELGYKVKAFCFQDSPRRAHSIAAQGGINAAKNYQGDGDSIYRLFYDTVKGGDYRSRESNSWRLAEVSANIIDQCVAQGVPFAREYGGLLDNRSFGGVLVSRTFYAKGQTGQQLLLGAYAAMNRQIGKGKIEMYNRHEMLDVVIVNGKARGIIARDLVTGKIERHGAHAVVVGSGGYGNVFFLSTNAMGSNGSAAWKIHKKGAYFANPCYTQIHPTCIPVSGDHQSKLTLMSESLRNDGRIWVPKKMEDVEAIRNKTKKPVDIPHEDRDYYLERRYPSFGNLVPRDVASRAAKERCDAGYGVNATGQAVFLDFASAIERYGKEQAHIQGLDENDKAIVTKLGKQVIANKYGNLFQMYEKIVDQNPYETPMMIYPAVHYTMGGIWVDYNLMTTIPGLYAIGEANFSDHGANRLGASALMQGLADGYFVLPYTIGDYLADEIRTGKISTDTPEFEQAEKDVVERLEKFINNKGTKSVDSFHKRLGHIMWNKVGMARNEKGLTEAIEEIKALREEFWKDVKVPGGRFEYNEELAKAGRVADFLELGELMAKDALVRTESCGGHFREESQSEEGEAQRDDANFFHVAAWEYTGVPSEAILHKEPLAYEEIEVKTRSYK; encoded by the coding sequence ATGGCAGAATTAAATTCAAACATACCAGCAGGTCCATTAAAAGATAAATGGACAAATCATAAAAACAATATTCGATTAGTAAACCCTGCAAACAAAAGAGGTATTGACGTTATCGTGATTGGTACAGGGCTAGCAGGAGGTGCTGCTGCAGCTACTTTAGCCGAATTAGGATATAAAGTAAAAGCATTTTGTTTTCAAGATTCTCCTCGTAGAGCGCACTCTATTGCTGCTCAAGGAGGTATTAACGCAGCTAAAAATTACCAAGGTGATGGTGACTCAATTTACAGATTGTTTTATGACACTGTAAAAGGAGGAGATTACCGTTCCAGAGAATCTAACTCTTGGAGATTGGCGGAGGTATCTGCAAATATTATAGACCAATGTGTAGCACAAGGGGTTCCTTTTGCTCGTGAATACGGAGGTTTACTTGATAACCGTTCTTTTGGAGGAGTACTTGTTTCTAGAACTTTCTATGCAAAAGGTCAAACAGGACAGCAATTGTTACTTGGTGCTTATGCAGCTATGAACCGTCAGATCGGAAAAGGAAAGATCGAAATGTATAACCGTCATGAAATGCTAGATGTGGTAATCGTGAATGGTAAAGCAAGAGGTATTATAGCGCGTGATTTAGTAACAGGTAAAATCGAAAGACACGGAGCTCATGCAGTTGTTGTAGGATCTGGTGGATACGGAAACGTTTTCTTCCTTTCAACAAATGCAATGGGAAGTAATGGTTCTGCTGCTTGGAAAATACACAAAAAAGGAGCTTACTTTGCAAACCCTTGTTATACTCAGATTCACCCTACATGTATTCCTGTTTCTGGAGATCATCAATCTAAATTAACATTGATGTCTGAATCATTAAGAAACGACGGAAGAATCTGGGTTCCTAAGAAAATGGAAGACGTGGAAGCTATCCGTAATAAAACCAAGAAACCAGTTGATATTCCTCATGAAGATAGAGACTATTACTTGGAAAGAAGATATCCTTCATTTGGAAACTTAGTTCCTCGTGACGTTGCTTCTCGTGCAGCAAAAGAAAGATGTGATGCTGGATATGGAGTCAATGCAACTGGTCAGGCTGTATTCTTAGATTTTGCTTCTGCTATTGAAAGATACGGAAAGGAACAAGCGCATATCCAAGGATTGGATGAGAATGATAAAGCAATTGTTACCAAATTAGGAAAACAAGTTATTGCCAATAAATATGGTAACCTATTCCAGATGTACGAGAAAATCGTAGATCAAAACCCGTATGAAACACCGATGATGATTTATCCAGCGGTTCACTATACGATGGGTGGTATTTGGGTTGATTATAACTTAATGACAACTATTCCTGGTTTATATGCTATTGGAGAAGCAAACTTCTCTGATCACGGAGCAAACCGTTTAGGTGCTTCTGCTTTAATGCAAGGATTAGCAGATGGTTACTTTGTTTTACCTTATACTATTGGTGATTACTTAGCTGATGAAATTCGTACAGGTAAGATTTCTACTGATACTCCTGAGTTCGAACAAGCAGAGAAAGACGTGGTGGAAAGACTTGAGAAATTCATCAATAACAAAGGAACTAAATCAGTAGACTCTTTCCATAAACGACTTGGTCACATCATGTGGAACAAAGTAGGTATGGCTAGAAATGAAAAGGGTCTAACAGAAGCTATCGAAGAAATTAAAGCTCTTCGAGAAGAATTCTGGAAAGATGTAAAAGTACCAGGAGGAAGATTTGAATACAATGAAGAACTGGCCAAAGCAGGTCGTGTAGCAGATTTCCTTGAATTAGGTGAGTTAATGGCAAAAGATGCTTTAGTAAGAACTGAGTCATGCGGTGGTCACTTCAGAGAAGAATCACAATCTGAAGAAGGAGAAGCACAAAGAGATGATGCTAATTTCTTCCACGTTGCGGCTTGGGAATACACTGGAGTACCTAGTGAAGCTATCTTACACAAAGAGCCATTGGCTTACGAAGAAATCGAAGTAAAAACAAGAAGTTATAAATAG
- a CDS encoding succinate dehydrogenase cytochrome b subunit yields the protein MSKPSFFKSSIGRKVAMSLSAIFLMIFLLQHLAINITAAWSPELFNELSHFMGHNPLVQYIAQPILVFAVVFHFVTGIILERKNHAARPIKYAKYNGAANSSWFSRHMGPTGLVILVFLGLHLYDFFFPEINSKYIAMDPADPNRYYPHLIGKFQDPIRVVIYALGFVSLSLHLMHGFGSAFQSLGQNNKYIDALKKFGKAYAILVPLGFIVLGLILHFKG from the coding sequence ATGAGTAAACCTAGTTTTTTTAAGTCATCTATTGGAAGAAAAGTTGCGATGTCCTTATCCGCAATCTTCCTGATGATATTTTTATTACAACATTTGGCAATCAATATTACAGCGGCATGGAGCCCGGAATTATTCAATGAATTATCTCATTTTATGGGGCACAATCCATTAGTCCAGTATATTGCTCAGCCAATTTTGGTATTTGCAGTCGTTTTTCACTTTGTAACAGGAATAATCTTGGAGCGAAAAAATCACGCTGCACGTCCAATTAAATATGCAAAATATAATGGAGCTGCTAATTCTAGCTGGTTTTCTCGTCACATGGGACCAACAGGATTAGTAATTTTAGTTTTCTTAGGATTACATTTATATGATTTCTTTTTTCCTGAAATCAATTCAAAATATATTGCAATGGATCCAGCAGATCCAAACAGATATTACCCACATTTAATTGGTAAATTCCAAGATCCAATCCGTGTAGTAATTTACGCTCTTGGGTTTGTTTCCTTATCGTTACACTTAATGCATGGATTTGGTTCTGCTTTCCAGTCTCTTGGACAGAATAACAAATACATTGATGCATTGAAAAAATTTGGAAAAGCTTATGCAATCTTGGTTCCACTAGGATTCATCGTATTAGGACTTATACTTCACTTTAAAGGTTAA